The genomic interval CCCCGCGTCGTTTCCGATTTCCACTGACGAGATTGAGTCATGGCCCTCGACATTCACGCTCACCGCATCCTGATCCTCGATTTCGGTTCCCAGTACACCCAGCTGATCGCCCGCCGCGTGCGCGAAATCGGCGTGTACTGCGAACTGCACCCGTTCGACATGGACGATGAAGCGATCCGCGAATTCAACCCGCGCGGCATCATCCTCGCCGGCGGCCCCGAGTCGGTCCACGAAGCCAACAGCCCGCGCGCGCCGCAGGCCGTGTTCGACCTGAACGTACCCGTGCTGGGCATCTGCTACGGCATGCAGACCATGGCCGAGCAGATGGGCGGCAAGGTTGAAGGTTCCGACCTGCGTGAGTTCGGTTATGCCCGCGTGGACGTGGTCGGCAAGAGCCGCCTGCTCGACGGCATCGAAGACCACGTTGACGCCGATGGCGTGCTGGGCCTTGATGTATGGATGAGCCACGGTGACAAGGTCACCCAGATGCCCGGCAACTTCCATGTACTGGCCAGCACCCCGAGCTGCCCGATCGCCGGCATGTTCGACGATTCTCGCGGCTACTACGGCGTGCAGTTCCACCCGGAAGTGACCCACACCAAGCAGGGCGGTCGCATCCTGTCCCGTTTCGTGCAGGACATTTGCGGCTGTGAAGCCCTGTGGACCGCCTCCAACATCGTTGAAGACGCCATCGCCCAGGTGCGTGCGCAAGTCGGTTCGGCCAACGTCCTGCTGGGCCTGTCCGGCGGCGTTGACAGCTCGGTGGTTGCTGCACTGCTGCACCGCGCCATCGGCGACCAGCTGACTTGCGTATTCGTCGACAACGGCCTGCTGCGCCTGCACGAAGGCGACCAGGTGATGGCCATGTTCAAAGAGAACATGGGCGTCAAGGTGATCCGCGCCGACGCTGAAAAGCAGTTCCTCGACAACCTGGAAGGCGAAGCCGACCCGGAGAAGAAGCGCAAGATCATCGGCCGCACCTTCATCGACGTCTTCGACGCCGAAGCCAGCAAGCTGGATAACATCCAGTTCCTCGCCCAAGGCACCATCTACCCGGACGTGATCGAGTCGGCTGGCGCCAAGAGCGGCAAGGCCCACGTGATCAAGTCGCACCACAACGTGGGTGGCCTGCCGGAGGAAATGAACCTCAAGCTGGTCGAGCCGCTGCGTGAGCTGTTCAAGGACGAAGTGCGCAAGATTGGCCTGGAACTGGGCCTGCCGTACGACATGGTCTATCGCCACCCGTTCCCGGGCCCGGGCCTGGGCGTGCGTATCCTTGGTGAAGTGAAGAAGGAATACGCCGACATCCTGCGTCGCGCTGACCACATCTTCATCGAAGAACTGCGCAAGGCCGACTGGTACCACAAGACCAGCCAGGCATTCGTGGTGTTCCAGCCGGTCAAATCGGTGGGTGTTGTTGGCGACGGCCGTCGCTACGCCTGGGTCGTGGCCCTGCGTGCCGTCGAAACCGTGGACTTCATGACCGCGCGTTGGGCACACCTGCCATACGAGCTGCTGGAAACTGTCAGCGGCCGTATCATCAACGAAATCGACGGTATCTCGCGCGTTACCTACGACGTGTCGAGCAAGCCGCCGGCCACCATCGAGTGGGAATAAGTTGAGCCACAAGGGCGCCGCAAGGCGCCCTTGTTGTATCTGTCGCCTGTCCCGGCCCCTTCGCGGTAAAACCGCCCCCACAAAGTGCTGCACAAGCCTCAATCACTGTGCGGTCCCTGTGGCAGCGGGTTTACCCGCGAAGAGGCCAGCCCAGGCAAAACAAGACTTCACTTAATCTTTCGCATTTGCAGGTGTATCGTATTCGCCCTTCATTGCCAGCCACTGCTGGCAGCTTGATTGCGCCGAACACGAGGTACCCGCACCGATGTCCTTCACCCGTCGACAAATGCTCAAAGGCCTGACCGGCCTGGTTGTGGTTGGCCTGGGCGCCGGTGGCGCGGTGCGTTACTGGCTGGGCAAGGTCGAAGATGACAACGCCGGGCATGATTACGAGCTGATCGCGGCGCCGCTGGACGTCGAACTGGTGCCGGGCTTCAAGACCGAGGCCTGGGCCTTCGGCCCGTCGGCACCGGGCACCGAGCTGCGTGTGCGCCAGGGTACCTGGCTGCGGGTACGCTTTATCAACCACCTGCCGGTGGAAACCACCATCCACTGGCATGGCATTCGCCTGCCGCTGGAAATGGACGGCGTGCCCTACGTGTCGCAACTGCCGGTCAAGCCAGGCGAGTACTTCGACTACAAGTTCCGCGTGCCGGATGCCGGCAGCTACTGGTACCACCCGCATGTCAGCAGCTCCGAAGAGCTGGGCCGCGGCCTGGTCGGCCCGTTGATCGTCGAGGAGCGCGAACCTACAGGGTTCCAGCATGAGCGCACGTTGAGCCTGAAGAACTGGCATGTGGACGAGCAGGGTGCCTGGCTGCCTTTCAGCATCCCTCGCGAGGCGGCGCGTAACGGTACGGCTGGGCGGCTGATCACCATCAACGGCCAGGCCGACTCGGTCACCGAGCTGCCGGCCGGCCAGGTGGTGCGGGTGCGCCTGCTGAACCTGGACAACACCTGGACCTACCGGCTCAACCTCAAGGGCAACTGCGAGGCGAAAATCTACGCGCTCGACGGCAACCCGGTGACCCCGCGGCCGCTGGAGGATGAGTACTGGCTCGGCCCCGGCATGCGCATCTGTCTGGCCATACGTATTCCCGAAGCGGGTGAAGAAATCTCCCTGCGCGACGGTTTCGTGCGCCTGGGTACACTGCGTTCAGTGCCCAGTAACGACGCCGCGGGTGGCTGGCCGCCAGCGCTGCCGCCCAACCCGATCGCCGAGCCGGACCTGGAGAATGCCGAAAAGCTCAACTTCAATTTCGAGTGGGCGGCCAGCGTCTCTGTCACCCCCGACCCGGACAAACCGTCGAGCATGTGGCAGATCAACGGCCAGGCCTGGGATATCACCGACAAGACCTGCGCCGACCGCCCCATCGCCACGTTGAAAAAGGGCAAGAGCTACATCTTCGAGCTCAAGAACATGACCCAGTACCAGCACCCGATCCACCTGCACGGCATGAGCTTCAAGGTGATCGCCTCCAACCGTCACGACATCAAAGAGCCGTGGTTCACCGACACCTACCTGCTGGGCAAGAACGAGCGCGCCCAGGTAGCGCTGGTGGCGGATAACCCGGGTACCTGGATGTTCCACTGCCACGTCATCGACCACATGGAAACCGGCCTGATGGCCGCGATTGCGGTGGTCTGATGCGCCCGCAGATCATCGATCGCAGCCGTGATCAGGAGTTCATGCAACTGGCCCTGGCCCTGGCGGCCGAGGGCGCGGCCCTGGGCGAGGTGCCGGTGGGCGCGGTGCTGGTGCAGCATGGGCAGGTGATCGGCCAGGGGTTCAACCGGCCGATCATCGACAGCGACCCCAGCGCGCATGCCGAGATGGTGGCCATCCGCGCAGCGGCGAAAACAGCCAGTAATTACCGGCTGCCCGGCAGCACCCTGTACGTGACCCTGGAACCGTGCAGCATGTGTGCAGGGCTGATCGTGCATTCGCGGGTGATGCGGGTAGTATTTGGCGCGCTGGAGCCCAAGGCAGGCATTGTGCAGAGCCAGGGGCAGTTCTTCGGCCAAGGCTTCCTCAACCATCGGGTGATGGTGGAGGGCGGGGTGCTGGCGCAGGAGTGTGGGCAGATCCTCAGCGATTTCTTCAAGGCCCGCCGGGCCAAGACCTAGCGTTCCAGAAAGGCCCGCATGGCAATAGATTCTTTGTGGCTATACCGGCCTCTTCGCAGCGCAAGGCTGCTCCTGCAGGAAATCTATTGGCCTGAGGGCGATGGTGCCTACATCGGCGGCGACTGTTCTGCCGGCTTGGTCTTGTTGACCCCGGGCACATGCAGGTTGCCTTCGGCCACCTGGCCTTCCAGTTGCGGCTGGGTCACCCAGGTAAGGATGTCGTAGTAGCGGCGGATGTTGGCCACGAAGTGCACCGGCTCGCCGCCACGGGCATAACCGTATTTGGTCTGCCGATACCACTGCTTCTGCGACAGGCGCGGCAGCATCTTCTTCACGTCCAGCCACTTGTTCGGGTTGAGCTTCTCGCGCTTGGCCAGGGTACGGGCGTCTTCCAGGTGGCCACTGCCGACGTTATAGGCAGCCAGGGCGAACCAGGTGCGGTCCGGCTCCTGGATACTGTCGTCCAGCTCGGCCTTGATCTTCATGAAATACTTGGCACCACCCTGGATGCTCTGTTTCGGGTCCAGCCGGTTGGACACACCCATGGCCTGGGCGGTGCGCTGGGTCAGCATCATCAGGCCGCGAACACCGGTCTTGGAGGTGACCTCCGGCTGCCACATCGATTCCTGATAGCCGATGGCGGCCAGCAGACGCCAGTCCACCTGCTCGACCTTGGCGTAGCTCTTGAAGTGCTTTTCGTACTTGGGCAGGCGCTGTTGCAGGTGCTGGGCGAAGGTGTAGGCACCCACATAACCTAATACGTCGACATGGCCGTAATAACGGTCTTTCAGGCGTTGCAGGGTGCCGTTCTTCTGTGCCTTGTCGAGAAATTCGTTGATCTCGTTGAGCAGGCTGTTGTCTTCGCCCGCTGCCACTGCCCAGCGCTGGTCGCGGGTGTCGCCCACGTCGAAGGCCACGCGCACGTTGGGGAAGTACACCTGGTTCATCGCCAGCTCGTTGGAGTCGACCAGGGTCAGGTCGATCTGCCCTTCGTCGACCATGCGCAGCAGGTCGACTACCTCCACTGCATCCGACTCTTCATATTCAAGGCCGGGGTTCTGCTTTTTCAGCTCGGCCAGCAGGTCGGCATGGCTGCTGCCTTTGAGCACCATGATCTTCTTGCCGACCAGGCCCTTGGCGTTGGTTGGGCGGGGCCGGCCGTTGCGGTAGATGACCTGTGGGGTCACTTCCAGATAAGGGTGCGAGAATTTCGCCTGGGCGGTGCGCCGTTCGCTGCTGACCAGGCCGGCGGCTGCCAGCACCGGGCCGGAGGGTTTGCCGAGGTCGTCGAACAGCTCATCGAGGTTGTCGGCAGTCTCGATCTCCAGTTTCACACCGAGATCGTCGGCGAAATGCTTGACCAGCTCGTATTCGAAACCGGTTTCGCCGTTGCGATCCTGGAAGTAGGTGGCCGGGCTGTTGCGGGTGATCACGCGCAGCACGCCATCCTCCTTCACGCGCTCGAGGGTGCTGGGTTTTTCAACGCAGGCACCGAGCAGCAGAAAGAGTCCGGTTGCGAGAAGCCATTTGGCGCAACGCTGGCGCAAAGCAGTGTGGGCGAACATAGGTTGCAGTATACGCAAAGGACCGGTTCAGCCATATCTCGACAACGGTTAGCTTGTCTGGTAGCGGTTTATGTGTTGTGGGGCGTGGCGGAGGATTGCGGTTGGAGCCACCAGGTGCTGGCCTTGGGAGGTGTTGCGCCTGTGAGATCGAGCGCCGCCCGCGCGGCGCTTCGCGGGGCAAGCCCGCTCCCACATTTGTTTCGGGCCAGTTTCTCCTGCCTCCATTGGCGCGCGCACCCTGGGTGCATGGCTGGAAAGGGATGAAAAGCATCAGCGCAACACGCGATATCGAATGGAGCAAACAACGGCCCGCGCGCCAATGGTTCAGGAATGATTGGCCCGAAACAAATGTGGGAGCGGGCTTGCCCCGCGAAGCGCCGCGCGGGCGGCGCTCGATCTTCCACGCGACAAACCTCTCAAGGCGAGCACTTCAAATTCTGACCCGAAAGTCCGGTTACGCCGCCCGGCAGCCGTGGCTTAGAGCGGGTGCCGAAAACCATCGAAGTAGGCTAGAATGCACGGCCTCTAAGCACACCCCTTCCTGAGGCTGTCCCGACGATGTTGATCCTGCGCGGCGCTCCTGCCCTTTCTGCCTTTCGCCACGGTAAATTACTCGAGCAACTGAGCCAGAAAGTCCCCGCTGTTACTGGTTTGTATGCCGAATTTGCCCACTTCGCCGATGTCGATGGCGAGCTGACCGCCGACCAGCAGCAGGTGCTGGGCCGTCTGCTCAAGTACGGCCCGAGCGTGCCGGTACAGGAGCCGACTGGCCGCCTGTTCCTGGTCGTGCCGCGCCTGGGCACCATTTCGCCGTGGGCCAGCAAGGCCAGCGACATCGCCCACAACTGCGGCCTGCAGTCGATCCAGCGCCTGGAGCGCGGCATCGCCTACTACGTTGCCGGCACCCTGAGCGACGCTGATGCCGCGTTGATTGCTGCCGAACTGCACGACCGCATGACCCAGCGCGTGCTCGGCCAGCTGGAGCAGGCGTCCGACCTGTTCAGCCACGCCCAGCCCAAGCCGATGACCTCGGTGGACATCCTGGCCGGTGGCCGTGACGCCCTGGCCCAGGCCAACATCGACCTGGGCCTGGCCCTTGCCGAAGACGAGATCGACTACCTGGTCGCTGCCTTCCAGGGGCTCAAGCGCAACCCGAACGACATCGAACTGATGATGTTCGCCCAGGCCAACTCCGAGCACTGCCGCCACAAGATCTTCAACGCCAGTTGGGACATCGACGGCCAGGCTCAGGAAAAAAGCCTGTTCGGCATGATCAAGAACACCTACCAGATGCACAGCGAAGGCGTGCTGTCTGCGTACAAGGACAACGCCTCGGTCATCGTCGGTAACGTAGCCGGCCGCTTCTTCCCGAACCCTGAAACCCGCCAGTACGGCGCGGTGCAGGAGCCGGTGCACATCCTGATGAAGGTGGAAACCCACAACCACCCGACTGCCATCGCCCCGTTCTCCGGCGCCTCCACCGGCTCCGGTGGCGAAATCCGCGATGAAGGTGCTACCGGCCGCGGCGCCAAGCCCAAGGCGGGCCTGACCGGCTTCACCGTGTCCAACCTGCGCATTCCGGGCTTCGAACAGCCTTGGGAGCAGGCCTACGGCAAGCCTGAGCGTATCGTCGACGCCCTCGACATCATGATCGAAGGCCCGCTGGGTGGCGCCGCGTTCAACAACGAATTCGGTCGCCCGGCCCTGACCGGTTACTTCCGTACCTTCGAGCAGGCCATCAATACCCCGCACGGTGAAGAAGTGCGCGGCTACCACAAGCCGATCATGCTGGCCGGTGGTATGGGCAACATCCGTGAAGACCACGTGCAGAAGGGCGAGATCACCGTCGGCGCCAAGCTGATCGTGCTCGGCGGCCCGGCCATGCTGATCGGCCTGGGTGGCGGCGCCGCTTCGTCGGTGGCTACCGGTGCCAGCTCGGCTGACCTGGACTTTGCCTCGGTACAGCGCGAAAACCCGGAAATGGAGCGCCGTTGCCAAGAGGTCATCGACCGCTGCTGGCAGCTGGGTGACAACAACCCGATCGCCTTCATCCACGACGTGGGCGCGGGCGGTATCTCCAACGCTTTCCCCGAGCTGGTCAACGACGGTGGCCGTGGTGGCCGCTTCGAGCTGCGTAACGTGCCCAATGACGAGCCGGGCATGGCCCCGCACGAAATCTGGAGCAACGAATCGCAAGAGCGTTACGTGCTGGCCGTCAGCGCGGTCGACTTCGAGCGTTTCCAGGCCATCTGCGAGCGTGAGCGTTGCCCGTTTGCCGTGGTCGGTGAAGCAACCGAAGAGCCGCACCTGACCGTAAGCGACAGCCACTTCGGCAACACGCCTGTGGACATGCCGCTGGACGTGCTGCTGGGCAAGCCGCCGCGCATGCACCGCTCGGTTACCCGCGAGGCCGAGCTGGGCGATGACTTCGACCCGAGCGAGCTGGACCTGGACAACGCCGTGCAGCGCGTGTTGAACCACCCGGCCGTGGCCAGCAAGAGCTTCCTGATCACCATTGGCGACCGTACCATCACCGGCCTGGTTGCCCGCGACCAGATGGTCGGCCCGTGGCAAGTACCGGTCGCTGACTGCGCCGTCACCGCCACCAGCTTCGACGTCTACACCGGTGAAGCCATGGCCATGGGCGAGCGCACCCCGCTGGCGCTGCTGGATGCCCCGGCGTCCGGGCGCATGGCCATCGGTGAAGCCCTGACCAACCTGGCGGCTTCGCGCATCGAGAAACTGTCCGACATCAAACTGTCGGCCAACTGGATGTCCGCCGCCGGTCACCCGGGTGAAGATGCCCGCCTGTACGACACCGTCAAGGCTGTCGGCATGGAGCTGTGCCCAGAGCTGGGCATTACCATTCCGGTCGGCAAAGACTCGATGTCGATGAAGACCAAGTGGAGCGATGAGGGTGGCGAGAAGAGCGTCACCTCGCCAATGTCGCTGATCATCACCGGCTTCGCCCCGGTCACCGACATTCGCAAGACCCTGACCCCTGAACTGCGCATGGACAAGGGCGAGACCGACCTGATCCTGATCGACCTGGGCCGTGGCAAGAACCGCATGGGCGCCTCGATCCTGGCGCAGACCTACGGCAAGATTGCTGCCCAGGCACCGGACGTGGACGACGCCGAAGACCTCAAGGCCTTCTTTGCCGTGATCCAGGGGCTGAACGCCGACGGCCACCTGCTGGCCTACCACGACCGCTCCGACGGCGGCCTGATCACCACCGTGCTGGAAATGGCCTTCGCCGGCCACTGCGGCCTGGACCTGCAACTCGACCCACTGACTGACAACCGTAAAGACGTACCGGCCATCCTCTTCAACGAAGAGCTGGGTGCGGTTATCCAGGTTCGCCAGGATGCCACCCCGGACGTGCTGGCGCAGTTCAGCGCGGCTGGCCTGGGCGAGGAGTGCGTCGCGGTGATCGGCAAGCCGGTCAACAACGCCGAAGTGTCCATCAGCCTGAACGGCGAAGTGCTGTTCGACGACGACCGTCGCATGCTGCAGCGTCAGTGGGCCGAGACCAGCTACCAGATCCAGCGCCTGCGCGACAACGCTGACTGCGCCGACCAGGAATTCGACCTGCTGCTCGAGGAAGACAACCCAGGCCTGTCGGTCAAGCTGGGCTTCGACGTCAACGACGACATCGCTGCGCCGTACATCAAGAAGGGCGTGCGCCCGCAAGTGGCCATCCTGCGTGAGCAGGGCGTCAACGGCCAGGTCGAGATGGCCGCTGCCTTCGACCGTGCCGGTTTTGCCGCCATCGACGTGCACATGAGCGACATCCTGGCGGGCCGTGTCGACTTCGAGGCCTTCAAGGGCCTGGTCGCCTGCGGTGGCTTCTCTTACGGTGACGTGCTGGGTGCCGGTGAAGGCTGGGCCAAGTCGGCGCTGTTCAACGCCCGTGCCCGTGATGCGTTCCAGGCCTTCTTCGAGCGTACCGACAGCTTCGCCCTGGGCGTGTGCAACGGTTGCCAGATGATGTCCAACCTGCACGAGCTGATCCCGGGCACCGAGTACTGGCCGCACTTCGTGCGTAACCGCTCGGAGCAGTTCGAGGCTCGCGTTGCCATGGTCGAGGTGCAGAAGTCCAACTCGATCTTCCTGCAGGGCATGGCCGGTTCGCGCATGCCGATCGCCATTGCTCACGGTGAAGGCCATGCCGAGTTCGCCAATGAAGCGGCACTGCTGGAAGCCGACCTGTCCGGTTGTGTGGCCCTGCGCTACGTCGACAACCACGGCAAGGTCACCGAAGCCTACCCGGCCAACCCGAACGGCTCGCCGCGTGGTATCACCGGCCTGACCAGCCGCGACGGCCGCGTGACCATCATGATGCCGCACCCGGAGCGCGTGTTCCGCGCCGTGCAGAACTCCTGGCGCCCGGATGAGTGGCAGGAAGATGCCGCGCTGATGCGTATGTTCCGCAACGCGCGGGTGTGGGTGAACTAAGGCGTGTACAAGCTCGCCTTCTTTGTCCCCGCCAGCCATGTCGAGGTGGTCAAGGCCGCTGTGTTCGCTGCTGGTGGCGGGCGCATCGGCGACTATGACCACTGCGCCTGGCAAACCTTGGGCCAGGGCCAGTTCCGCCCGTTGGACGGCAGCCAGCCGTTCCTCGGGCAAGCCGGTCAGGTCGAGGTGGTGGAGGAGTGGAAGGTAGAGCTGGTGGTGGCTGACGAGCTGATTGCCCAGGCTGTCGCAGCGCTGAAGCAAAGCCACCCGTACGAGACGCCAGCCTATGAGGTCTGGCGGCTCGCCGAGTTCTAGACCGCATCACGGCTGTTCGCGGGCACGCCCGCTCCCACAGGGATCGCACAACCCTCGAGTATTGTGCGATCCCTGTGGGAGCGGGCGTGCCCGCGAACAGGCCCTACAGTTCAGCCACAATCTCCTTGCCTGGCTCAGGCCGTTTCAACCCGGCACAAGCCAGCAACCCCACCTCGAACAGCACCCACATCGGCACCGCCAACATCGTCTGCGAAAACACATCCGGTGGCGTCAAAATCATCCCCACCACAAAGCACCCGACGATCACGTAGGGCCTGCTGCGCCGCAATGTGGCCACATCCGCCAACCCCACCCAGACAACGATGAACGTTGCCACCGGTATCTCGAACGCCAGCCCGAATGCCAGGAACAGCGCCAGGATAAAGTCCAGGTACTGGCTGATATCGGTCATCATCGCCACACCGTCCGGCGTCACGCTGGCAAAGAAACCGAACATCATCGGGAATACCAGGAAGAACGCGAACGCCATGCCGGCATAGAACAGCACGATGCTCGACACCAGCAGTGGCAGGGCAATGCGCCGCTCACGGCGGTACAGCCCCGGTGCCAGAAAGCCCCATGCCTGGTGCAGTAGCAGCGGCATGGCGATGAACAGTGCGCACATTGCGGTCAGCTTGAACGGCGTCAGAAACGGCGAGGTGACGCTGGTGGCGATCATGCTGGCGCCTTCCGGCAAAAAGCGCCGCAGCGGTTCGGAGATGAGCGTGTACAACGTCTGGGCGAAGGGGAACAGGCCGGCGAATACCAGGGCCACCAGTGCCAGGCAACGCACCAGGCGTTTGCGCAGGTCCCGCAGGTGTTCGGTCAGCGGCATGCTGGCTGTCGGGTCCATGGCAATACTCATGAGGCGTTTTCCTTGGGGGCGGCGACCGTGGTGGCATCATTGGCCGGCACCGTGTTCAGGCTGATGCCCTGGCGTATTTCCTGTTCCAGGCGCTGCAGCGGTGCGCTGTCGAGGTTGGGCAACTCGATTTCGCGTTCTACCTGCGTGCGCAAGGCGTACATGGCCCGGCGTGCCTGGCCCAGGCCGCGCCCGAGGGTGCGCGCTGCAACCGGCAGGCGCTCCGGGCCCAGCACCAGCAGCGCGACGACGCCCACCAGCAGCAGCTCGCTGAAGCCTACCTCGAACATCAGGCCTGACGGTCCGCTTGAGGCTGCTGCGCGGCTTGGCCGGTCAGCGGGGCCTGTTGCTGAACCTGCGCCTGGCCAGTTGCGCTGGCGTCAGTGTCGCCGCCCATGGACTTGCGAAAACCCTGGATCGCCTCGCCCACATCGCTGCCCAGGCCCTTGAGGCGCTTGGTACCAAACAGCAGGAATACGATCAGCAGTACGATCACCAGTTGCCAGATTCCAATGCCACCCATTGCCACCACTCCTGTAAGGTCATGAAAAGGAAGGGCAATCCTGCCTCGTGCAGATGACGCGCAGATGACGGACTGGCATTGCCATCTACCTGCAACACACCGCGTGTTGACTGGCGTCTTTATTCTGCGAGCGAGGCACGCACGAATGGGTGGCAGGCAACAGCAGGGTGCGGCCCTGCTGATGGTGATGGTGGTGCTGGCAATGCTGGCGGCGGGCATGGCCTGGTTGGTGGAAGATGGCCGGCGCCAGGTGGATGAAGTGCGCCTGCTGCACCAGCGCATACAGGTGCGGGCTATGGAGCAGGCCGGCCTGGCCTATGCCGAGCAGGCTCTGCGCGACCCCGCCTGGCGGCTTAGCCCGCTGTTCTGGCAGGCCTTGCGGGGGCAGCCGCTGAATTACGACTTTGGCGCCGGGCAGGCGCAGCTGCGGGTGCGCGACCAGCACACCTGCTTCAACGTCAATGCGCTGCTGGGTGCCGATGGCGAGCGCGCCGAGCGCCAATTGCGTCACCTGCTGGGCGACGACATGGCCGCCGAACGCCTGGTCGATGCGCTGGCCGACTGGCTCGACGCCGACAGCGACACCCGCCTGCAGGGCGCCGAAAGTGCCCAGTACCTGCGCCAGCAACCGCCGCGCCTGGCGGCCAACCAGCCGATGCTCGACACCAGCGAACTGAACCTGTTGCTGGAGCCGGACGCCAGCCGCCAAGCGCGTTATCCGATGCTGTGCGCCTTGCCCGAGATCACCGGCTGGCGTCTGAACGCCAATGCGCTCGGGCTGGAGCACCTCCCGTTGCTGGAAGCGCTGTACGAAGGGCGCTATTCGCGGTCGCTGCTCAGCCGCATCATCAGCGGGCGGCCGGCGTCGGGGTATGTGGATGCGGCCGCGTTGCGCCAGGCGCTAGGGGCGGTGGATGACGAAACGTTTGAACGGCTGAGTGAGGGTTTGCTGCTCAACAGCGGGTACTTCCTGCTGCAGCTGTCGTTCGAGGAAGAGGGGCGGGTGATACGCAGCGAGTTTCAGGTGGAGGCGCTGGGAGTGGTGCAATGGCATGCCCGGGTGCCGGCGCAGCAGGTGCGGGTGCGTAGCCGGGAGCCGATGGCCTGGTAGGGCTCGATATTGCCGGGGCTGCTTTGCAGTCCTTTCGCCGGCAAGCCAGCTCCCCCAGGAAACCAAGGCATTCATGGCCTGTGATATCCCTGTGGGAGCTGGCTTGCCGACGAAAGGGCCGCAAAGCGGGCCCGTAAACAGCTCGATCAGGCAGTCCCGATCTCCCCGCCATCAATCCGCTGAATCACCACCGTCGAAGCCCGCGGCCTTACCTTGGTTCCGGCCGGCGCAGCATCGATCGCCTTGTCGGTATACGGCCAGTTCCCCGGGTGCTGAATGTTCACGAACAAGGTCTTGTTGTCCGGGGTAAAGGCAATCCCGGTCACTTCGCAGTCATTCGGCCCAACGAAGAAGCGGCGCAGGTCCACCTGGTTCTGTGCGTTCACCGGCACCTGCTTGCCGGTGGCGTCCACCAGGTCGGTAGGGATCACCGCCAGCAGTTGGTCGTTGGTGTAATCGGTGAGGGTGCTCTCGCCGTTGTCGGTCTCGAACCACAACACGCCACGGCTATCGAAACTCATGCCGTCGGGGCTGGCGAACTGGTTCAGTTCGGTCAGGCCGGAGCGGTTGATGTCGGCGGTACCGGCCGCGTTGGCGCCGAACACGAAGATGTCCCAGGTAAAGCTCAACTGGTCGTCGCTGTCATGCCAGCGAATGATATGGCCGTGGCGGTTCGGGCCGCG from Pseudomonas fortuita carries:
- the guaA gene encoding glutamine-hydrolyzing GMP synthase; protein product: MALDIHAHRILILDFGSQYTQLIARRVREIGVYCELHPFDMDDEAIREFNPRGIILAGGPESVHEANSPRAPQAVFDLNVPVLGICYGMQTMAEQMGGKVEGSDLREFGYARVDVVGKSRLLDGIEDHVDADGVLGLDVWMSHGDKVTQMPGNFHVLASTPSCPIAGMFDDSRGYYGVQFHPEVTHTKQGGRILSRFVQDICGCEALWTASNIVEDAIAQVRAQVGSANVLLGLSGGVDSSVVAALLHRAIGDQLTCVFVDNGLLRLHEGDQVMAMFKENMGVKVIRADAEKQFLDNLEGEADPEKKRKIIGRTFIDVFDAEASKLDNIQFLAQGTIYPDVIESAGAKSGKAHVIKSHHNVGGLPEEMNLKLVEPLRELFKDEVRKIGLELGLPYDMVYRHPFPGPGLGVRILGEVKKEYADILRRADHIFIEELRKADWYHKTSQAFVVFQPVKSVGVVGDGRRYAWVVALRAVETVDFMTARWAHLPYELLETVSGRIINEIDGISRVTYDVSSKPPATIEWE
- a CDS encoding multicopper oxidase family protein; the protein is MSFTRRQMLKGLTGLVVVGLGAGGAVRYWLGKVEDDNAGHDYELIAAPLDVELVPGFKTEAWAFGPSAPGTELRVRQGTWLRVRFINHLPVETTIHWHGIRLPLEMDGVPYVSQLPVKPGEYFDYKFRVPDAGSYWYHPHVSSSEELGRGLVGPLIVEEREPTGFQHERTLSLKNWHVDEQGAWLPFSIPREAARNGTAGRLITINGQADSVTELPAGQVVRVRLLNLDNTWTYRLNLKGNCEAKIYALDGNPVTPRPLEDEYWLGPGMRICLAIRIPEAGEEISLRDGFVRLGTLRSVPSNDAAGGWPPALPPNPIAEPDLENAEKLNFNFEWAASVSVTPDPDKPSSMWQINGQAWDITDKTCADRPIATLKKGKSYIFELKNMTQYQHPIHLHGMSFKVIASNRHDIKEPWFTDTYLLGKNERAQVALVADNPGTWMFHCHVIDHMETGLMAAIAVV
- the tadA gene encoding tRNA adenosine(34) deaminase TadA, whose translation is MRPQIIDRSRDQEFMQLALALAAEGAALGEVPVGAVLVQHGQVIGQGFNRPIIDSDPSAHAEMVAIRAAAKTASNYRLPGSTLYVTLEPCSMCAGLIVHSRVMRVVFGALEPKAGIVQSQGQFFGQGFLNHRVMVEGGVLAQECGQILSDFFKARRAKT
- the mltF gene encoding membrane-bound lytic murein transglycosylase MltF, whose translation is MFAHTALRQRCAKWLLATGLFLLLGACVEKPSTLERVKEDGVLRVITRNSPATYFQDRNGETGFEYELVKHFADDLGVKLEIETADNLDELFDDLGKPSGPVLAAAGLVSSERRTAQAKFSHPYLEVTPQVIYRNGRPRPTNAKGLVGKKIMVLKGSSHADLLAELKKQNPGLEYEESDAVEVVDLLRMVDEGQIDLTLVDSNELAMNQVYFPNVRVAFDVGDTRDQRWAVAAGEDNSLLNEINEFLDKAQKNGTLQRLKDRYYGHVDVLGYVGAYTFAQHLQQRLPKYEKHFKSYAKVEQVDWRLLAAIGYQESMWQPEVTSKTGVRGLMMLTQRTAQAMGVSNRLDPKQSIQGGAKYFMKIKAELDDSIQEPDRTWFALAAYNVGSGHLEDARTLAKREKLNPNKWLDVKKMLPRLSQKQWYRQTKYGYARGGEPVHFVANIRRYYDILTWVTQPQLEGQVAEGNLHVPGVNKTKPAEQSPPM